A stretch of the Tardiphaga sp. 709 genome encodes the following:
- a CDS encoding nitroreductase: MKFDDVILGRRSIRGYKPDPVPKKLIEEIINLAMRAPSSMNTQPWNFYVVTGEPLDRIRAGNTERMIAGIPQSREFRTGHAFSGHHRDRQVGVAKQLFSAMGIARDDKEMRQDWVLRGFRQFDAPVCVIVTYDRVLDGSDDTPFDCGAVATALVNAAWSRGLGAVINSQGIMQSPVVREHAGIADDQVIMKSIALGWPDDSFPANAVVSERKSVEEATVFVGFDS; encoded by the coding sequence ATGAAGTTCGATGACGTCATTCTCGGCCGCCGCAGCATCCGCGGCTACAAACCCGATCCGGTCCCCAAAAAGCTGATCGAGGAAATCATCAATCTGGCGATGCGCGCGCCGTCGTCGATGAACACCCAGCCGTGGAATTTCTATGTCGTCACCGGCGAGCCGCTCGACAGGATCCGCGCCGGCAACACCGAGCGGATGATCGCAGGCATCCCGCAGTCGCGCGAATTTCGTACCGGTCACGCGTTCTCGGGTCACCACCGCGACCGACAGGTCGGCGTCGCCAAGCAGTTGTTCTCGGCCATGGGGATCGCCAGGGACGACAAGGAGATGCGGCAGGACTGGGTGCTGCGCGGCTTCCGTCAGTTCGACGCGCCGGTCTGCGTGATCGTAACCTATGACCGCGTGCTGGACGGCAGCGACGATACGCCGTTCGATTGCGGCGCGGTGGCCACCGCCCTCGTCAATGCCGCCTGGTCGCGCGGCCTTGGCGCGGTGATCAACAGCCAGGGCATCATGCAGTCGCCGGTGGTGCGCGAGCATGCCGGGATTGCGGACGATCAGGTCATCATGAAAAGCATCGCGCTCGGATGGCCGGATGACAGCTTTCCCGCCAATGCGGTGGTGTCCGAACGCAAGTCGGTCGAGGAAGCCACGGTATTCGTCGGCTTCGACAGCTAA
- a CDS encoding ester cyclase, with protein MNTRSDHLEKPMMFDGVTLTPQKEVVRAFYKDMWDHADVTLIPQIFHEDFTFRGSLGPVLVGHDQFADYVLWVTGVLQNYTTDILLMIEEGNRVSGKVYFHGVQREAMFGNPPTGKLVGWLGAPIFSFDGPKVRDLWVLGDIYGLLGQIRTDGMQGNEFSTSR; from the coding sequence ATGAACACACGTAGCGATCATCTTGAAAAGCCTATGATGTTCGACGGCGTGACGCTCACGCCGCAGAAGGAGGTGGTCCGTGCCTTCTACAAGGATATGTGGGACCATGCGGACGTGACTTTGATCCCGCAAATTTTCCATGAGGACTTCACTTTCAGGGGATCGCTCGGGCCGGTGTTGGTCGGACATGACCAGTTCGCCGACTATGTCCTCTGGGTCACCGGCGTGCTGCAGAATTACACGACGGACATTCTCCTGATGATCGAGGAGGGCAATCGCGTTTCCGGCAAGGTCTACTTCCACGGCGTTCAACGCGAAGCGATGTTCGGCAATCCGCCGACAGGAAAGCTCGTCGGTTGGCTTGGAGCGCCGATCTTTTCGTTCGACGGGCCGAAGGTGCGCGACCTCTGGGTGCTCGGTGACATCTACGGCCTGCTCGGACAGATCAGGACAGATGGCATGCAGGGCAACGAATTTTCCACGTCTCGTTGA